DNA sequence from the Acipenser ruthenus chromosome 8, fAciRut3.2 maternal haplotype, whole genome shotgun sequence genome:
CCATCAgggactatacacacacacagaaatataggGACCATCAgggactatacacacacacagaaatataggGACCATCAGGGACTATACATACAGAATTTGTACAAAAAAGAACTGTATGTTACTGCTGTTTGCTACAGAATGTACCAGTATAAACATATTTCAGTAATGCAGGACAAACCCCAGGCACAGAATTTGAGAATAGTGATATATCTTATTAATGATTACGGAGTACGATAGAGATGAGCAATTTGGCGTCTAACCTGCTTGGTTTGAGGGCCGTCAGCTGATTGGGGGAGGTGGGGGATATGACTCAGCTGCTCATAAGGATGGATGTgtctggtttatttataatctccTGATTGTTTAGTAGATTACGTAATGAGTGTGGGGGCAGTCCTTCCTCTCAAACTAAAGCTATAAACTTTTATCAGGAATGCCTGGTAACAGATCTATGGTCACGTAAACCAAGTGATGCTATCAGCCAATTAAAACCTCACCCTCCTCATACCCACACTGAGTGGCTCTGCTGTCTGCCATGCTATAGAGGCTGAGATTTCATTCAGAAGGGCCTTTGATCCCATGTAAAACAATGTGGGGATTTATGTTTTAAATGCATGCCCTTGCTTGTGACAAATATCCCTTAGTAATTATCCATTGGATTTCTGTAAACCAGTTATATAATTCATGATGCTCCACTGAGCACAATACATATATCCCAGCATAGTGTTCTCTTTAATGAAGTTCAATTAACTGGAATACTTCTAAGCTCCACTTCAGACCGGACACGTTTTCACTGTTAGACTGAGCTTCAGGTGTAACCCTTTGCTTGACACCAGAGGAATTATTTGAGGCtactttttataaaaataaatattccgATACTCTTAATAACACACGATTGCTCCCACTAATTCCCCAGCAATACAACATTATTTCTAAAAACTGCAGATAATATAGCAGACAGCTGGGACTTGGAAGTCCTGTCAGCAACCGCAGTGTAAAAATAACACTGAGTTTAGAACAATAAACAAGCACAAGTCACCATGGCAGTGTTAGGAAAGTCAAGGCAGCTGAGATTCACACTGGCTACAGAACAGACTCTTTAACAGCTCCTGTCCTGTAAGCCTGTACCTCCTTAGGACAGACTTTGTTTAAGTGTAGAATCACGAATGGCTCATTCCTTTATTCCTTTGGGCATGTTCACAATTAATTTCTAATTGCTGCAGGTCTGTGTTTGTCTCACTAAGACCAATCATTGACGGTGCAGCATAATTAACAGTAGAGTTTGTTCAATTGTTTGAGCCAGACTTTCAAATGCCTGTTCATTTATGAGCTCTGTTAGTTCACATATCCTTTATACTGTTTTAGTTAGACCCCAGTGGGAGAACTACCCTGCTGGGATAAAGCTCAGTTATGGAATGACATCAAAGAGAGTAAGAGATAAGTCCCACAGTGAAcagcatttgtttttcaaaaccaCATTTTAGTATGACGTCCCTGAACAGAGACATACTATTGTTATGAGCAGACTAACCATTTCTATGTTTATAAAACAAGCACtgatacacaaataagtgaatcAACATTTCAATACTAATTAGCACTTAATTCAACCTTTTCCACTGATAggatatgtatttctttctaGTTGTTTTCTTCCTATCACCTGctcttgtatttttaatatacaatctAAAATATAGACagcttttctgttttaaaatcctACAGTATGTGAAgagcaatgtgttttgtttttgtttttttaaacatgtagcaTTTTGTTTTGTGGATGACTCCACAATACATTTAAGTTACATTCAGTAGCTTGCTAAGAAATAcattcaataataatacaaatatagcaAGTTGCTCAAACCATGAGAATGCTACTAATATCCTAGTACAGTGCTAAAAGGGGAAAAACCTTAAAATAATCTGACAATTTTTACAAAATTAAGATAGTAGACATGCTGTAGATAAGAAACCAGTAAAAGATCTGAAAATGTATAACTACAAGCAAGCACTGCAAGTGTAATTAATCGATTCTGGTGAGTGATCTACCCAGACTATACTTTCATAATTCAAAAAGGTGAAGAGGTGGTCCCATCCATAGCTTCTCCCAATGCAACGCTGTGcctttaaaattcaaacaaatacagCTCAAAACCAGGAACCCATCGCAGTtaaatctgataaaaaaaaatccaaaagtgCATCTTAACAGCAACATTTTGGAAGGCCGGACACACAGACAGCTGAACGACTGGTGAATGTTACTAGTACCTGGCATAATCTTCACATCAAAATTGGGCAAGAGATCATCAAGCAGCCCTGTCTTACCTAGAAAGAGAAGAAAGGAAAAGACAAAGTACAGGAAAGTGAGGCAGGTTCTTGGCCCAATGCAAGCATGAGAGAAAAATCTTGTGTATCTAAAAATCTAAGTTTCACAAGCTGGTATTTGCTTTGttcaataaatgtattaaaataagtgGATGAAGTACACAAAATGCAGCTCAACTGCCTCAGATCTGCTTGAGATCTGCTTCCTCCTTTTCAAAATGTCACCAGCAAGTAAAAAATTCAAATTCAGAAACTACCTTTAATGACAACTGTCTCTTCAACAACATTTGAAGTAAGCATGAATTACTTATGAAATAATCTTTTGAATTGTGTATCAGTTTCACAAAGTGGCCGTTATCTACAAAGTACTTGCTTGAGATAGTGCCCATAGCATACAACAGTCCTCCCACCAGACAAGAAGTCATGTTTCAGAGCACACTACCTAATAATGGAGGTGGGGGGAGGaaggaaaactaaaacaaaattctagttgaaatgtttgttatttaattgaagtttctttttgtattttgaaattcagcactactgagtgtttaatagttaaagGTGGAGGAAAACATTGTAATTCCAAATGGGGGTAATAGGAATTAGGGGTTATAGAATACTGTTGGTGTTGGAGGGAGTGTGGGTTCTAGAACACTGTTATTGTTGGAGGGAGTGGGGGTTCTAGAACACTGTTGGGGTTGGGGTAGTGGGGGTTCTAGAACACTGTTGGGTTTGGGGAGTGGGGGTTCTAGAACACTTCTGGGCTTGAGGGGGGTGGGGGTTCTAGAACATTGTTGGGGGAGTGTGGGTTCTAGAACactgttggggttggggagtgtGGGTTCTAGAACACTGTTGGGGTTGGGTGAGTGGGGGTTCTAGAACACTGTTGGGGTAGCACGCTGTCAATGTCAATGCTGGAgggatttagaaatactaaaaaaaaacataaattcaatggcaaacgttttgactagaagtcttcaaTGTCTAATGTATTTGCTGACTGGCTGAACATTTCTAAAGTGTTTACCCAGCAATACAATTACTGTATGTGAGAAACTGCCACTGAGTAACAAGTTTCAACAGCAAAGATGAGCTCACCCTTGATTAAATATAATGACAACCTTCTGCTACTGTTGTGGAACACTCTGAGAGAGTCAGTCATATACTGACAGTATGACATTTAAATAACCAggaaatattcaaaacaaaagaTGTGAACACCAGCGTAAGAACATGCAGGTGGCGTCTTCAATATCTCTCCTGAACCAAATGAAAATTCCTAAACGGGCCCTGTGCACAATTAAACAATCCACGTTGGTTTTACCGGAGCCATTCTGTAATGGGACACACATCTGATAACCCTCACGCTTACAGCCCTTGTCTATCAACATGTTGCTGTCTGCTTGCACTGCAGTGAAAAGGGGAGTTCAAAGGTATTTCATTATTGGCCACATTCTTATTCTGTACCCCAAACACAAGTTCCCCTTCCCACATTTTCCCCAATCCTTAAAAAGGTTTGTAACGAGTAGGACAGCACTCGTTAATTACGTAAACAATCACATTCATAGCTCCACAATATGTTTTTCATATAGTCTACTGTACTAAATTAAAAGTATGAAAAATGATAGAAATGAATGgtaacaatacaatacatatgGTTATAGCGTGTAGTTAAACGTGGCCACTAATTGGACAGAGTAGGTGCAGCGGTTAGAGGTTGTTTTTTGCTAGGTTAATGTGAAAAACAGTTATACTGTGGACTGGTTTGTCCAGATGCTAGACTAGAAATCGGACAACCGCTTGTATGGCATTCTGAAAGCATTCGCGTGTCCTTTCAACCATCAGTGCAAATAAATCCAAAACGTGCAatacgacacacacacacttcattaTATAAAATTAATTTCGATCTTAACATGACGTAAACAGAAAAACTACAAAATCCACCGGAAGCCAATAGTTgtacggtatttcatgttagatttcaaaatgtcacatttttcaattgtcagttttttgtgaagcatatggaaaaatacaactgggtgtattttaatatgttaacgtaacattattcaacaggtttcattcgagttTAGGTAATTATGTCGGGTGACGCAAAACTTTTAGCTATAGCTGTAAATCGCTTTAATGAAACTCTTTCCAAAGTCAAGGAACGCCTGTTTGACAACCAGTTAGATTGGAGAACGAGTGGGTGAAGAGGGAGCGTCTGGGTTTGAACTTGTTTCACCTCGTACTAGATATCGCATTGAGTAAAAGAATACCGCTGCGATTTCAGTGCACTACACAGCAAAATGGAGGCAGTGGCAGCTATCCTCAACTCCCCTCTTCAGGCAGTCGCCTCAGCCCTGATTTTTGGAGCggtgtttttgttcattttcgAAATTCTCAGTATCAAATTTCCCCGGTACAGAAAACCACCTGGTCCCACGCCTTTGCCTTTCATCGGAAACTCGCTGCTGCTAGCCCGGGCACCGTTTAAAACATTCGCGCAGGTAATGTATAAAAAAAGCCTGTACTTCACCTTCGGCATACCGTACATATCTCTGTAGCATAATCCGAGATTAAGTATGAAACCCTGAATCTGTATATACATGTTTTACAAGAACCaaagatttaattaaaaacaaaacaaaacaaataaacaaaacaaaacaaaaaccttagAAAAGTTTAACATGGTCAAAGTACAACGGTGTAAAGATCAGAGAAAGTACTTGATCAGGGCTTTTCAACCGACTCAGTAATGCCAAAACTAAatatgaaagttaaaaaaataatgatcttgaatttagtttttaaaaaaggttgaaaaccactgctctagatgaatgcaagaaaccATTTAGAActgtctgtgtatatatgtatatatatatatatatatatatatatatatatatatatatatatatatatatatatatgtatatatgtatgcaatTGTAAACACACAATTAGACTCgtaaaatgtttaatgtttacTGCTTAATTAAGAGTCAATTCGTGCAAGTTGCAGTGAAATCCATAACAAAACAATACGAAGTACATCATGTTAAGGCATTAGATGCTTGTTAATTACATAGCTCGTGTGCCTAAAGGTTTTATGCCGTTATTAACCAGAGTATGCAACATATACAGTGTATTACAGGTACATTTAATTGGATACCTGATAATTGCATACCATTGTTAAGCATATTTCTTATGAAACTGTACATATGTTCCTTAAAATTGTATATTCTGGTTAAATGCATAAAACGTTAGGCACATTGGATATGTAATTATCAGGAAGCTACTGCATGCACATTTTCATAAGAAATGTGCTTcacttttttaaagttaacaagaATATGCAATTAGTTAGAATACATTGCACTTGCATAATTCTTAACCCTTTAAATTAATCTAATATATTGGCACTTCATGGCTAAATTGCAACATCATTGGCACAAAAACAAGCTAGAAAACAACACTGACAAGTTACATCTCACCAGCAAAATAACATTCATCTACACTCTATGGGGAGGTGACATATAATTCACATCAGAATGTAAGTGGTATTGAAGACTTCCACATCGCAAATTTATCATGCCTCCACTTAATCAGCAAGCAGGCCTTTTTGGATTACCGCTTTGTTTACATTCACTAAAGGTAGATTTGGCAGGAGACAGGTGCCAGGAGTTCCATTATTGCCATGTGTCATGCCACAGCAGTGCCGTTATCACATACATTGCTGTGTGCACTACTGCTATTATTCTTttgaaattacctttttttttatttttattttgcagatgCGGGAGAAGTACGGCGACATCAGCCTTGTCTACATTGGCCGAACCCCCACGGTGGTCCTCAGCGGATTCAGCGTGATCAAAGAGGCGCTCGTGCAAGCTGGTGTGGAGTTCGCGGGGCGACCCACTATTCCTGTGTTGGACTGGATCGTTCACGGACTGGGTAAAAACCACAATTTCCCAGTGGGCGGCACgctggtgtggtggttagcgttgctgcctcacagctccagggtcgtgggttcgattcCAGCctcgggtctgtctgtgtggagtttgcatgttctccccttgtttgtgtgggttttctccgggtgcTCTGGTTGCCTCCCACAGGCCAAAGACATGCtagctaggtggattggcctctcttagttgccctgcgatggactggcgtctggtccagggtgtagtcccgccttgtgcccctgtgtctgctgggttagacGCTGGCTCaccgcaattattattattattattattatttatttctttcttagcagacgcccttatccagggcgacttacaactgttacaagatatcacattatttttacatacaattacccatttatacagttgggtttttactggagcaatctaggtaaagtaccttgctcaagggtacagcagcagtgtcccccacctgggattgaactcacgaccctccggtcaagagtccagagccctaaccactactccacacactgcTCCatcctctataggattaagcggttacagataatggatggatggatggacggaCATTTCCCAATGCTgcagggcaatgtcccgcctCCTGActcgtatctatcattgattcgttctgaatactttaaacccgccccaactactgagttacagcacattcctacatttctattggagactctgcttccaaggtttaaaacgagattacaatcaggatggaggcttgttagcgagATTTAAGcagcattacagttaaaatacggaggatttaaaacagaattgtggcaaaatgtacaaaaatgcctgcacacaaaaaccccagaagaatgtgcccgtgaccacagggattttgttgtggaagacagcaaaggaaagaaggtacaacttaagtgtgcaagtactgtcgagttactactatacatattttgattaaaaaaaaaaaaacgctcaagcattttggaaagtaacataacacactaatttcatacagtacatcaaaaacgaaagccctgaaaaaaacgacttacataaaacttgaatagataaaaataagcacagaaaaatacaattaataaaaaccgaaaaacagaagccctacacaTAATATACGAGCggcagtgcattcataattaagctTAATACTATTTGCGGTCCACATTAATATATTCAAGATTTGGGACGGAGACCTGTGTTAAACTGAGTTAGTGATCGTTTCGAGTTTACAGAAATCTTCAGTTAATTGCCATTGTGGATGCCTATCGGGGCGGCTTGAGTCTGAAAGCCCGTTCTCTTCATTtccatgctggggatgtgttTGTCTGGAGTTCCAGTTTCTGAGAgctctggctggggacaggtttCAGAACGCTGGGTGAGATCAAAGCACTTTTCATACTCACACTTGTGCTGGCTTTGTTTACCTGCTGTTAAACATCTGTTATTGAGTTTAAGTTTCTTTCTGCATTTCAAGATCAGGGGAGTTCACAGTTGGCCCTTCCacacctggtctttgttccaaccttgttcagaattgtttaaaatgaaccaattaaacctccatcaaGACCTTAAtgtagttcatgatctcattttaccgGTTAACCCTGGAGTGagctggccctccaggactgtgatcgGACGCCCCTGTTCTAGATATATCTCCTCTCCTGACAGGCATAGTGATGGCTCCCTATGGCCTGTCCTGGAAGCAGCAGAGACGGTTTTCCCTCACGACCCTCCGCAATTTCGGCTTGGGGAAGAAATCCCTGGAAGATCGCGTTTCCGAAGAGGCTTTGTTTCTGGTGCGAGAATTGGAGAAGCAAGGGGGTGGGTTCTTTCAGTgtttttaacaatgtgtcccatcccttataaaagtttaccatggtatttttgcagttttaccatgctagAACTCAAGGTTATATTATGTTCCCTAACCACGCAAGTCCAGAGTTGGAAAttggactcctattgcatagctgtttcacccattccaggtttttatacaagcttgattagctgcAGTGTATAGGAAACATGCTCAGGTGTCGTCTTAAAcacttagtaaaaccaggaattcaTCGAACTGCTATATAATTGGAGTGTCATTTCCAATCCCACAAGGGAAGCCTATCAACCCCCAGTTCACCGTCTACAACGCTGTGTCCAACATCATCTGCTCGGTGGTGTTCGGGAGCAGGTTCGAGTACGACGACGAGGATTTCAGGCACCTGCTTCACATCATAAACAGGAACGTTCAGCTTATGAGCTCCTTGACTGCCCAGGTCTTCAACCTCATGCCGTTCATCAAGCACCTCCCCGGACCACACCAGCAGATCCGCAGGAACTCAATCGAGGTCATGGCATTCATCGGGAAATTGTACCGGGAGCACAAAGAGACCTTCGATCCGGAAAACCTCCGGGATTTCCTCGACGCTTACATCCTGGAGATGGACAAGGTGAGCGGGCCCCCCAGCACTTTGCCCCAAGTGTTGCATGCATAGTGTTCCTCATTTTcgttttttatcttttaaaaaactgcactctgacaaactcattaacacagtcattctgcgctctctttttattaaagcatgtgtaagaaacattcattttcttttgaatattcataaagtGATTTACGTTTTCCCCATTATTCacccactaaaaatattatattttcgtgtaagtatttacaatttagtttttgatcaagctagtagttactatgcccagcaattgccacaataatcagactttgattagccaacataatcaggtgatagtgtCTTTGtaaagtgacagagaaccacagttgaacgttatttgatcctctgacgtctaaacatctgctgtatcctaggatacagtgtagggctgcttattacaatgtcggagtcaaaataaaacagcattttaatctaattattgtgtatttcctagaaaatagtaccgggataATATGGAATAATAGAcaaggtataaatcagtaaaattcTGAATAAACCAGAAACGTGGAACACTGCATGCAGTACAGCAGTGCTGGACATAAGACTCCAGTTGCATACCAGTTTTATCCACTCCTGGTTTTGGTATTTAATAAGacaactgagcttgttacctatacactgtggctaatcaagcttgtagtaaaacctggagtgagtgaaactgctgtgcaataggagtctattCCATCCCTGACTTCCTCTGCCACGGGTTCTGTCCAAGTTTTGTAAATTCAGGGAAGGAAATAACTCTCatagcatagcagtttcactcattccggGTTTTAATATGAC
Encoded proteins:
- the LOC117406989 gene encoding cytochrome P450 2B19-like, giving the protein MEAVAAILNSPLQAVASALIFGAVFLFIFEILSIKFPRYRKPPGPTPLPFIGNSLLLARAPFKTFAQMREKYGDISLVYIGRTPTVVLSGFSVIKEALVQAGVEFAGRPTIPVLDWIVHGLGIVMAPYGLSWKQQRRFSLTTLRNFGLGKKSLEDRVSEEALFLVRELEKQGGKPINPQFTVYNAVSNIICSVVFGSRFEYDDEDFRHLLHIINRNVQLMSSLTAQVFNLMPFIKHLPGPHQQIRRNSIEVMAFIGKLYREHKETFDPENLRDFLDAYILEMDKQKSNPESTFFEENLFMTIADLFLAGTDTTATTLRWGLLYMSQYPEVQERCHQEIAREVGYDRTPSLNDKDRLPYVEATIREIQRVGNIVPMGVPRQVTKDTKLRGYTLPKGTQVICNLSSVLNDKDHWKFPDQFNPENFLDDQGRFCKRESFIPFGTGLRVCPGEQLARMELFVYFSILLQRLEFIWPDGSGTPDLAGSFGLLRNPLPFQVICQSRDRAGQAK